In Takifugu rubripes chromosome 22, fTakRub1.2, whole genome shotgun sequence, the genomic window GTACTGAAACGACCTGGCATACGAACGcacacacctcctcttcctctgaacTGTCATGGTCATGGTAGCCCTGGGTTATGGAGGCAGTCAGGGAGGCTCCCTTGGGCTCCAGGTAGCAGAGGCACAGCGccagggggaaggagagggtaAGAGCATATGGGACGGAGAAGGaggtggacagcaggaagaagaagatgaagaggaagcaggGGATGAGTGACGGTGACTTGATGGGCAGGAAGTTCTGCGCACACTCAGGGAGGAAGCGCATTTTGGACAGATCGGGGAAGGTGATGTAACCGTCTTCGTCCAAGACAGAGGACAGGTCGGGCAGGtgcagggagaaggagaagagtgTGCCGCCATGATTCCTGCCCTGCTCCAGTCTCTGCTTTCGTGCCACGAGCAGCAAGGCTTGCTCATCTAGCAGCGCAGCTTTGCGATCAGCAAGGGCCTGACGGCGGCAACGCCCTGTGCTGCTCTTGCCTGGACTGACTGAGGAGGCTCGCTTATGTGCGTTCTCCCTGCGCCTCCGCCGTATTTTAGTGAATGAGataggagatgaggggagagagagctcAGAGCGGAGGGGATCGTCTGTGTATACACAAGGGGGGCGCTGATTGAGGAAAGTGGCAATGAAAAAGTGAgttcacgtgtgtgtgaggagtgggAATGGAAAGGGGAGCGGAGTTGTATATGCATGAGCACACAGACGTAAGTATAATGTGGGGTCAAaggaaggacaaaaaaaaaggaaacgcTAATTAGTAAAGCGCACAAAAGATGGGAAGCATTTATGCCTCATCTACAATGTCTATAAAGGTATTCACCCCCTCGGACGCTGTCtcgttttgttgcttttatagATGAGATCCTGGTCAATAGAATCCTGGTCAATAGAAACTAAAACTACTGATGATTGCTTCAAAATGGTTCATATAAAATAAGTATTTTCCACAAATATTCACCCCTCTGGTCAGTATTTAGTAGATACGCCTTTGGCTATAACCACAGCGCTGAATCTAGGTGTATGTTGGTACATCTGGAAGCTGCAAATTGTCTTCATACTGTCCTGCAAAACAGCTGAAGCTCTGTCAGGTTGCTTGGGGATAGCTGCTAGGAAGCATCTCCAGAACATGATGCTGCCACTACCAAACGTCCTGGTCAGTGAAGTCAGTGTTTGTACTGATGTGCTGTGTTTGGTGACATTCAAGCATATCATTGGCATCCAGTCTGATTAGATCTTTGAGTCATGAGTTTCAGGTGATTTCCATGTAATAAACCTCACACAATAATAAGAAGAATAATATGAGCTTTTCTGAACAGTGTCTTTTCCTTCTCCATTCCCCTGATGCCCTGTTTTTGGTTGTTTGATGATGCTAGCTATGTGATGAGCTGTCCAGTTGTGCTCAGTGTACCCCGCCCTTTGCCCAAAGGCTGCTGGGACATGTATAAAAGCTTCATGTATAAAAGCGACAAAACGGGGGAACGTCCAAGGGAGTGAATATGTTTTATAGGCATTGAACTAAAGAGGTTTAAGCTGAAAGCAATTCAGCCATTAATATTAAGGCAGAAAAGAAAACTCTAAAATCTCGAatggggattaaaaaaaaaatctcttgcAGCAGCTATTAAGACAGTCTGGTGGAATATTTTACAGAATTTGTTCTGAACCGGTTGACCTAGTGTTACCTTTGTTTCTTGGTGGAGAGGGCTGGAAGCAGCAGGGTCTGGCTTGTCTGCCGCATCGTTCTTGGCATCCTCCTGCTCTCcgttctcttcttctgcttttctctctggAGTTACAGTGGTGATGATATTTCCCTTAACTCGAGCCACTCCATCAGCAGAGCTGTCTTTCATAAGAGTCTCGTGGTTCTCCATAATTGGGGCTGAAAGGCGGGAACATGGAGATGAATGTGACAATTTGGATTCAATGTGGCTTTATGAATACCACTAATCTGTCGGCAGTGGCATAAAAAGCCTTTAATTTACTCCTGTACATCCTTTTTTAACTCCCAGTGTAGCTCTATGGCTGCACGATCTCTTTAAAgaagtaaaataacaaaaatgcaATTCAAATAATGCTAATTAACATTCAGATTTGATTCCTGCAAATCAAAATCCTACCTCCATCTAAACTACGGGACATGTTGTAGCGTTTGCTGGAGGAACGCTCAAAGAACGGAGCAGGTCTAATGATCTGAGAGCTGGCCCGTCGGGTCTGAGCCTGCGTTCTGCCACTGTAGCGAAACTTAGAGCCAAGACTCAGGAACTTCTTTGGAGGCGCCTCAGGAGACACTAGCCTGTCACAAGTTACAAACAGGGTCATCACGTCaggtgaaaagaaaataaacccatATTTGATGCTATGCACTGTCAAATAGCTCCTCATCACTTTAAATATTCTCCAGAGAGAGTTTACAAACCAAAAGAATCCAACATAAACTTGAGTGGAGTCAACAGTACCACAGAACAATAAGCATTTCTTACAGGGGccaaaaacaattattttaagAGAGAAGTGATATTTACAGGTACAttacaaagcaaataaaaaagatggaaaagagtAAAGTACTGATGGCAACCCCAGCACCTCCTTCATGACTTGCCTGAAGAAGGTGTGATGCTCCACACAGACCTTCCAGAGCCTTTTGGCAGCACGATGATTGGGAAGCTTGAAACCGATCGTGCTCTCAAACTGCTCAAACTGCGATAAAGACAGATGTGTGAGCTTAAAtacataaaagtgtttttcatCCTTGGAAATGTCTTGGAAATTAGTCTGTGAAGGTTATCAGGTTCTCAAAAGGAAGTCTTGGTAATTACCTCGCCCGGACGGATTTTGATGTAGAAGTTATTCCTCTTGTAAGAAATCTTGAGTATTTTAGGCCAAGCAAACCTGTTGATCCGCAACCTGTCTCTGTAGATAAGCAGGCCGCTCGAGCAAACTCCCAGCATGATCTCAACTCCCTCAGAGTCCTACAgacaacacacaccaaacacatcaGGGGTTAATGCACAAATTAGTAAAACAaactaattattattatatataacaACTTATTTGCATTATCAGGATAAAGCAGGCAGGTGGAGAATGGAATCAGGCATATACTACGGTAATCTTTGCTGCGAAGGTCAAGGGGCACCAGCTGGCTAAAGCAACAGTGATATCTTGCGAGATGATGGATGAAGCACAAAACGATTATTTTCACAAATCAATAGAGGAGCAGGTGGAACCAATAATGGTCATTTCAGAGGGAAGCGCTGGTTGAAATCAAACAAGACCGCTTAGTCTCAACTACATAATGGCTGAAACAAATAACCATGCACAAGTAgaaacctcacacacacacacacacgcctcttACCTCTCCCTCAGATGGAGCCAAGCATTCATAGAGATGCCCTACCAACTTTGCATTTAATGAGAAAGGAGAAAagacacgttttttttttttggggcaTCAAAACTTACAGCACCGAGGACTGAAGCCTGCTCAGTTTGAGCAAGGCCGCGTTTTCAGCTGCGTGTTATAATGACTGGACTGATCCTCTGCGGCCCACAGATTATGAACAGCTAAACCTCCACCAAACGCAGCAGAAGAAGTGACACAAATAAGTCAATCGGTAAAACAGCAGTGGCGTGTTAAACGTAGGCatttcagcagcagccatgaTGTCTCAGAGCCAGAGGTGTAGCAATGGCAAGCGTCACTGCTGACCGTATGAGTGGAATGTGTTATTGCAGCTTCAAAGGATACGTAATGTGGCATTGAGAAAACAAGCTCTTTTAACTACTTTATACTAAATATCAACTGTTCACCTGTGGTTGGGAGGCTTTTCTCCATTTGCATCAAACATATTTCAACGAAGACAATAAACCTGGCTCGCTTGAGGTGATTTATTACCTTAGCGTGGTGGAGATCAACGCCGTACATGGACAGCTTCTTGGCATTTTCCAGGAAGTGCATCTCTGCTTCCCCAGGTGTCATCCCCCtgacaaaacaaataaaaacaacaggcaCAAATACAGACGTGAGTGTTTCTATTATAACATCAGTGACGCCACTGATTTCAAACACTATGCAGGACAATGAGACCAAGCAAACTATGGAAACCAACTTGTAGCTCTTGTGGAGTTCCATGACCTTTTCCTCAAGCTCTTTGGTCTGGTTGGGTGCAAGGCGCAGCTCACTGAGGTAGTCGCTGCCCAGCTCCTCATGGTCATAGTCTCCCAGTTCAGACTGCACCGTGTAAGAGCCTAGAACTGTGTGGGTGGCAAAAGAGCAGGGCAGACGGCCCGAAACCACATCATCTctcagctgcagacacaaataGTACCTGGGAGAGGAAGTTGATGCATTAAAATTCAACACCTGTAAACACAAGCAGCCCAATCAGGCTGTGCTAATTAAACTATATTTAAGAGTCCAAAACTATAAAAATGCTTGAAACTTGATTTAAATTTTAGTTAAGTTCTAGTTAATCCTCTTACCTTGTGATGTCCTCAGCCAGCTGGACAGGATCTGGAGGGTAAAACTTGACATTGAAGGCAAAGTTCCAGGGACCAGCTGAGACATGAAAAGAACATTAAGATGTGTCACTTTCTATGACCCTTCCATTTATTGCTATTATGATGCTTACTCCGGATCTGCTTTTTCAGCTCTTTAGAAGGATCCAGCCAATTCTGAAAAgaacagagtgagagagagaaaaaaacacacaccggtgaaataaagaaacaacacattttcattCACCATGTCCAGTAGTGCAATTTGTCTGCTATGTGATCACTTAACgttataaaaaacaaaccacataTTTACCTTCTGATTCTCAACGTCTCTATATGTGATGCCAAAGTAGTCTCTCTCGAGTAAATTTAGATGCTCACATACTTTATCAAAGAGCATTTGGCCCCTGGCTCCTTTCTGTGAGGGGACATTAAAGATAAAACACAGAGTGGAATAATTAAACATAAAATTTTAGAACACACCTCTGTTTTACACAAATGAAATTCAATCAGAGTACTTTTACTCAGGGACAATTCGATTTTCTTGAATTAATGTTGTTAATCTTTAGTTTCTAAATGGGCTAGGGTAATACTTTACAAGATTAGTTTCACACTAACACTGTCTGCATTTGAATCACACCAAATTCAGTGGATTAAATTATGTAACCGtgttacattttaattattcatgGCATAATTCAGTAGAATTGTAGCGTCTCTGTGACGAAGAGTCAAGACCGGGTATTCTCACACATGATGGAGGCAGGACGGTCCACCAGCAGGACTATCTGGGGCAATATTATCATTCATTCTTGAACTCCTAACCTTTAAAGCCAGAGTGAGATCATGTTGAGCTCCTTCAAATGCCCAATATCAGCGCAAAAGGCACATTTATATCATGATAATAACATCTTTCCCAATAtcaagatgaaaaacaaaaaccagtAGCCGCAGGGAAgaatgaagagcagagctgtgaTGAACAATTACTTTTATTAAACCCTTAATCCGATCAATATCCAGTGCTTAAACTATATCACATGGCTCACCAGTTTACAGATTTCTTTCATTAATATCTGTGGGTAACACATGACAGGTGATATTTTAATGTCCGTGTTTAGGGAAATGTGCAAGTCAGTGCTGAGAAGAAGACACAAAGTACCACAGACGCATTCAGAAGCGAAGCCCTCATAATAGCTTCAGGCGGTTTCCTGCTCGGAACTCGGTCTAATTTAAGCACAGTAATTTATCTACAGTTGCAGAAACTCTGTTTTAGATTGTGCGTTGGTGCTGAGATTGATAAAGATTCGGGGGGGCAGGATCTCTTTTACAGGGTCAGGGAGGAGAAACCTGTCAGAACTTGGCATAACGGACAGATTTAAATGGAACTAAAGTGTACTTAAGTCAATTATCTGACCGGCTTCTGACCTCATTGAGTCCAACACTTAGATATAACCATGCTGACAGTGTGGGGGCAGACCTCAGTTCTTTCCAGTCACCCATTCCGTTGGTCATATTTGTTCCCTCCTAAATAATCTATAACCCAACCGATGCATCAATAAGCAAAGATTaattttgtacttttttttttgcagctcaAAAACTAAATTTGCCTGGATCCATTTCAACAGTGCAgcatgaaatataaatctttttttacCATTTCATTCAGTGCAATTGCATATATTTACCTTTAATACCATTCTTTAATATAAAAAAATCACACCCTAAGTAAATACTGTGTTTTCCCCAGTTTGTGTCAGCTACATgataagaaaatattttttctgtTCATTTGTTACATTATTCTTAAGTTAGCAAAGAAGCAATCAGAGCTTTTAGGACAAACTTTGTCAAATGTTTCAACTGACTTCAAATTGGGCAAAACAAAAGAACATTAGTGGTGTTTGTATAGTAATTGTTTAAATTATGATGGAAACTAAAATTAAAGCTCATCTACAGCTACATTTTGTACATTTGCAAGACCCGCACAAATGAGTGAAATCAGGAACATTACTGGTGTTGGACTCTTTTTTACTCCAcctttctccagctgctcaccTCTACATCAATTGTGTAGTCGGAGTTGTCCAGCAATGTGACTTTACACTGCATTATCTTCGCTTTCTTGACTCCTTTCAGGGGAGACCTGGAGAGACGACTGCTGCTATGGGATAACTGGTCCTCGTCCAGTGAATCCTTAAGGAATATTTACACAGTGAATAATTCATACATAACAGCCCATATGTGACATTTTCTGAGACACTTTAAGGTCAAACGAGTTCCTTTCTCTCTAAATGTCAGTTTCTCACTGAGGACAAAAGCACCTGTTCTGTCACATGTCCACAACCCAAAGGTGGAGACTGGGATTCCTAAATTAACCTGGTCCTACTGTGAAGAGCTCCGACTGCCATTTTGTCTTAATACAGAGAAAATCCAATTTTCTACTTGACTGAAAACAAAGCCCTTCCTGACTGATTCATGTGAAAATGCCGCTCTTTGGCTTACACACATTTTCCATTCTTAATTACACAGAGAGTAAATTTCATGCCCCTTTTATTTTACACTGAAATTTTCATATCTCTGTCCTCCGGCTACATGCATCATAATTCGCTACCTAATGGAGCTCATGCAGATTTGTCCCTGTGGATCTAAGACATCGTTGCTATTAACCAATTACCTTCACCACCTTTGAAAGTGCTTTCGTTATAAGACACTTAAGGACACTTTCTTTTAGCATGAGGATGATTTGTGACTGACAGAAATAAGAAAAACTATGTGTCAAATTCCAGATGTGGGACACAAAGTGGGGACAACAAGATTTCAGCATGTGCGTCACTAGAGAGGACTGACCAGGGGGGGAcgtgtctttttctttttcaagatACAGCCATTTACTTGAAGGCCTTAATCTTTCAAAGCTAGAATTTTGTCATGAAGGTCTCCAGTTCACAGACCAGGATGAGAGGAATCTATTTGGCTGCtctcctttctgtcttttccagGATCGGAACTGTAAATAACATTTGGCTGGATGTGATGATGACAAGTCTGACCTGTTGTTTCCTTGCGGGGGTGCTGTGTCCAGCAGCGGCAGGAAGCTGCACTGGCGAAGCTGGTTCGGCCGCTTTGGATAttcccttttctgtctccttgTTCTCTTGGGGCTGTTTGGCCTCAGAGTCTGCGCCTGattcagttgtcatggtaaaTCATGCTGAAGAAGGGAAAGAGGGGGGCAGGGAAACATTAGGTGAGTCATCTGACTAGTTATGAACCGATCTGCCCTGTTTGACTCTCCGATGTCAAGGTCTGGAGGTCTATTTTGACTAATGGTAAAAATGAAAAGCCAAATTTATTCAAGTGCTTTAAGTGCACTTTCAGCAGATGGCAGTGAACATCTCTTGTACTTCTGCTACCGCAAATGTAACAATTTACACGGCTGTTCGGAAATTGAACTGTCAAGATAAGATATTCTTTGCCTTTAATCCAATGGAGCCTGTAAAATTTCTTATAATGTactaaaataatacatttaatacTGACATGGTCTCTGGCAGTGATTAACCAatgaaaatgaatgcaaattCAACCCACCCATATAAAATGTACTTACATCAAAGAAGAAgctgacatttatttttttttgctaattttGTGTTCCATAGCATTTATGTGgcaaaaaaccaaaaccctgTCACACAGTAGAAGGAGGAGACAGAATGGTGATTTTCCTCCAGCTTAGA contains:
- the epb41l3b gene encoding band 4.1-like protein 3b isoform X16; translation: MTTESGADSEAKQPQENKETEKGISKAAEPASPVQLPAAAGHSTPARKQQDSLDEDQLSHSSSRLSRSPLKGVKKAKIMQCKVTLLDNSDYTIDVEKGARGQMLFDKVCEHLNLLERDYFGITYRDVENQKNWLDPSKELKKQIRTGPWNFAFNVKFYPPDPVQLAEDITRYYLCLQLRDDVVSGRLPCSFATHTVLGSYTVQSELGDYDHEELGSDYLSELRLAPNQTKELEEKVMELHKSYKGMTPGEAEMHFLENAKKLSMYGVDLHHAKLVGHLYECLAPSEGEDSEGVEIMLGVCSSGLLIYRDRLRINRFAWPKILKISYKRNNFYIKIRPGEFEQFESTIGFKLPNHRAAKRLWKVCVEHHTFFRLVSPEAPPKKFLSLGSKFRYSGRTQAQTRRASSQIIRPAPFFERSSSKRYNMSRSLDGAPIMENHETLMKDSSADGVARVKGNIITTVTPERKAEEENGEQEDAKNDAADKPDPAASSPLHQETKRPPCVYTDDPLRSELSLPSSPISFTKIRRRRRENAHKRASSVSPGKSSTGRCRRQALADRKAALLDEQALLLVARKQRLEQGRNHGGTLFSFSLHLPDLSSVLDEDGYITFPDLSKMRFLPECAQNFLPIKSPSLIPCFLFIFFFLLSTSFSVPYALTLSFPLALCLCYLEPKGASLTASITQGYHDHDSSEEEEQTDSEQTDFAIDGEMTATESEADEESEIQTQFSCIRRVKGENIFIRHINLMLEDTSSPAEVVKHQTNISELKRSFLETGDGTQGPTEWEKRLSSSPMCSPRFDEAPMIEPLDTEEKQFDGEETKELESKATEAAGYQMKFMVDSVGTDLATSSGPHGISLSTTLDDDVFMDGTLRETDERTSDSQEDVSERSMLKSLGSFSSFSKTHSEPKENPVVATETEAAGAKSTVPVSLDTTDAGTKEMPVIHTETKTITYESAEVDTNGDFDPGVLLSAQTITSETTSTTTTTHITKMVKGGISETRIEKRIVISGDADIDHDQALAQAIKEAKEQHPDMSVTKVVVHKETEITPEEGED
- the epb41l3b gene encoding band 4.1-like protein 3b isoform X6, whose translation is MTTESGADSEAKQPQENKETEKGISKAAEPASPVQLPAAAGHSTPARKQQDSLDEDQLSHSSSRLSRSPLKGVKKAKIMQCKVTLLDNSDYTIDVEKGARGQMLFDKVCEHLNLLERDYFGITYRDVENQKNWLDPSKELKKQIRTGPWNFAFNVKFYPPDPVQLAEDITRYYLCLQLRDDVVSGRLPCSFATHTVLGSYTVQSELGDYDHEELGSDYLSELRLAPNQTKELEEKVMELHKSYKGMTPGEAEMHFLENAKKLSMYGVDLHHAKLVGHLYECLAPSEGEDSEGVEIMLGVCSSGLLIYRDRLRINRFAWPKILKISYKRNNFYIKIRPGEFEQFESTIGFKLPNHRAAKRLWKVCVEHHTFFRLVSPEAPPKKFLSLGSKFRYSGRTQAQTRRASSQIIRPAPFFERSSSKRYNMSRSLDGAPIMENHETLMKDSSADGVARVKGNIITTVTPERKAEEENGEQEDAKNDAADKPDPAASSPLHQETKRPPCVYTDDPLRSELSLPSSPISFTKIRRRRRENAHKRASSVSPGKSSTGRCRRQALADRKAALLDEQALLLVARKQRLEQGRNHGGTLFSFSLHLPDLSSVLDEDGYITFPDLSKMRFLPECAQNFLPIKSPSLIPCFLFIFFFLLSTSFSVPYALTLSFPLALCLCYLEPKGASLTASITQGYHDHDSSEEEEQTDSEQTDFAIDGEMTATESEADEESEIQTQDTSSPAEVVKHQTNISELKRSFLETGDGTQGPTEWEKRLSSSPMCSPRFDEAPMIEPLDTEEKQFDGEETKELESKATEAAGYQMKFMVDSVGTDLATSSGPHGISLSTTLDDDVFMDGTLRETDERTSDSQEDVSERSMLKVSPRAVTQEVSQAISDKKGRLIILKDAEHKEEDEEPGEAEGVEKELPPSKEKEMVKEDAADVLASITREIKKQHPKVEIKTNGTQQINGSDSPKKAMVSWISEEVKTVATKEVSEGESVEAPQQTAEIFTFEEEQSKSSPTQITVSESSASFAVSLGSFSSFSKTHSEPKENPVVATETEAAGAKSTVPVSLDTTDAGTKEMPVIHTETKTITYESAEVDTNGDFDPGVLLSAQTITSETTSTTTTTHITKMVKGGISETRIEKRIVISGDADIDHDQALAQAIKEAKEQHPDMSVTKVVVHKETEITPEEGED
- the epb41l3b gene encoding band 4.1-like protein 3b isoform X12 produces the protein MTTESGADSEAKQPQENKETEKGISKAAEPASPVQLPAAAGHSTPARKQQDSLDEDQLSHSSSRLSRSPLKGVKKAKIMQCKVTLLDNSDYTIDVEKGARGQMLFDKVCEHLNLLERDYFGITYRDVENQKNWLDPSKELKKQIRTGPWNFAFNVKFYPPDPVQLAEDITRYYLCLQLRDDVVSGRLPCSFATHTVLGSYTVQSELGDYDHEELGSDYLSELRLAPNQTKELEEKVMELHKSYKGMTPGEAEMHFLENAKKLSMYGVDLHHAKLVGHLYECLAPSEGEDSEGVEIMLGVCSSGLLIYRDRLRINRFAWPKILKISYKRNNFYIKIRPGEFEQFESTIGFKLPNHRAAKRLWKVCVEHHTFFRLVSPEAPPKKFLSLGSKFRYSGRTQAQTRRASSQIIRPAPFFERSSSKRYNMSRSLDGAPIMENHETLMKDSSADGVARVKGNIITTVTPERKAEEENGEQEDAKNDAADKPDPAASSPLHQETKRPPCVYTDDPLRSELSLPSSPISFTKIRRRRRENAHKRASSVSPGKSSTGRCRRQALADRKAALLDEQALLLVARKQRLEQGRNHGGTLFSFSLHLPDLSSVLDEDGYITFPDLSKMRFLPECAQNFLPIKSPSLIPCFLFIFFFLLSTSFSVPYALTLSFPLALCLCYLEPKGASLTASITQGYHDHDSSEEEEQTDSEQTDFAIDGEMTATESEADEESEIQTQTEEKQFDGEETKELESKATEAAGYQMKFMVDSVGTDLATSSGPHGISLSTTLDDDVFMDGTLRETDERTSDSQEDVSERSMLKVSPRAVTQEVSQAISDKKGRLIILKDAEHKEEDEEPGEAEGVEKELPPSKEKEMVKEDAADVLASITREIKKQHPKVEIKTNGTQQINGSDSPKKAMVSWISEEVKTVATKEVSEGESVEAPQQTAEIFTFEEEQSKSSPTQITVSESSASFAVSLGSFSSFSKTHSEPKENPVVATETEAAGAKSTVPVSLDTTDAGTKEMPVIHTETKTITYESAEVDTNGDFDPGVLLSAQTITSETTSTTTTTHITKMVKGGISETRIEKRIVISGDADIDHDQALAQAIKEAKEQHPDMSVTKVVVHKETEITPEEGED
- the epb41l3b gene encoding band 4.1-like protein 3b isoform X1 yields the protein MTTESGADSEAKQPQENKETEKGISKAAEPASPVQLPAAAGHSTPARKQQDSLDEDQLSHSSSRLSRSPLKGVKKAKIMQCKVTLLDNSDYTIDVEKGARGQMLFDKVCEHLNLLERDYFGITYRDVENQKNWLDPSKELKKQIRTGPWNFAFNVKFYPPDPVQLAEDITRYYLCLQLRDDVVSGRLPCSFATHTVLGSYTVQSELGDYDHEELGSDYLSELRLAPNQTKELEEKVMELHKSYKGMTPGEAEMHFLENAKKLSMYGVDLHHAKLVGHLYECLAPSEGEDSEGVEIMLGVCSSGLLIYRDRLRINRFAWPKILKISYKRNNFYIKIRPGEFEQFESTIGFKLPNHRAAKRLWKVCVEHHTFFRLVSPEAPPKKFLSLGSKFRYSGRTQAQTRRASSQIIRPAPFFERSSSKRYNMSRSLDGAPIMENHETLMKDSSADGVARVKGNIITTVTPERKAEEENGEQEDAKNDAADKPDPAASSPLHQETKRPPCVYTDDPLRSELSLPSSPISFTKIRRRRRENAHKRASSVSPGKSSTGRCRRQALADRKAALLDEQALLLVARKQRLEQGRNHGGTLFSFSLHLPDLSSVLDEDGYITFPDLSKMRFLPECAQNFLPIKSPSLIPCFLFIFFFLLSTSFSVPYALTLSFPLALCLCYLEPKGASLTASITQGYHDHDSSEEEEQTDSEQTDFAIDGEMTATESEADEESEIQTQFSCIRRVKGENIFIRHINLMLEDTSSPAEVVKHQTNISELKRSFLETGDGTQGPTEWEKRLSSSPMCSPRFDEAPMIEPLDTEEKQFDGEETKELESKATEAAGYQMKFMVDSVGTDLATSSGPHGISLSTTLDDDVFMDGTLRETDERTSDSQEDVSERSMLKVSPRAVTQEVSQAISDKKGRLIILKDAEHKEEDEEPGEAEGVEKELPPSKEKEMVKEDAADVLASITREIKKQHPKVEIKTNGTQQINGSDSPKKAMVSWISEEVKTVATKEVSEGESVEAPQQTAEIFTFEEEQSKSSPTQITVSESSASFAVSLGSFSSFSKTHSEPKENPVVATETEAAGAKSTVPVSLDTTDAGTKEMPVIHTETKTITYESAEVDTNGDFDPGVLLSAQTITSETTSTTTTTHITKMVKGGISETRIEKRIVISGDADIDHDQALAQAIKEAKEQHPDMSVTKVVVHKETEITPEEGED
- the epb41l3b gene encoding band 4.1-like protein 3b isoform X14, with the translated sequence MTTESGADSEAKQPQENKETEKGISKAAEPASPVQLPAAAGHSTPARKQQDSLDEDQLSHSSSRLSRSPLKGVKKAKIMQCKVTLLDNSDYTIDVEKGARGQMLFDKVCEHLNLLERDYFGITYRDVENQKNWLDPSKELKKQIRTGPWNFAFNVKFYPPDPVQLAEDITRYYLCLQLRDDVVSGRLPCSFATHTVLGSYTVQSELGDYDHEELGSDYLSELRLAPNQTKELEEKVMELHKSYKGMTPGEAEMHFLENAKKLSMYGVDLHHAKLVGHLYECLAPSEGEDSEGVEIMLGVCSSGLLIYRDRLRINRFAWPKILKISYKRNNFYIKIRPGEFEQFESTIGFKLPNHRAAKRLWKVCVEHHTFFRLVSPEAPPKKFLSLGSKFRYSGRTQAQTRRASSQIIRPAPFFERSSSKRYNMSRSLDGAPIMENHETLMKDSSADGVARVKGNIITTVTPERKAEEENGEQEDAKNDAADKPDPAASSPLHQETKRPPCVYTDDPLRSELSLPSSPISFTKIRRRRRENAHKRASSVSPGKSSTGRCRRQALADRKAALLDEQALLLVARKQRLEQGRNHGGTLFSFSLHLPDLSSVLDEDGYITFPDLSKMRFLPECAQNFLPIKSPSLIPCFLFIFFFLLSTSFSVPYALTLSFPLALCLCYLEPKGASLTASITQGYHDHDSSEEEEQTDSEQTDFAIDGEMTATETEEKQFDGEETKELESKATEAAGYQMKFMVDSVGTDLATSSGPHGISLSTTLDDDVFMDGTLRETDERTSDSQEDVSERSMLKVSPRAVTQEVSQAISDKKGRLIILKDAEHKEEDEEPGEAEGVEKELPPSKEKEMVKEDAADVLASITREIKKQHPKVEIKTNGTQQINGSDSPKKAMVSWISEEVKTVATKEVSEGESVEAPQQTAEIFTFEEEQSKSSPTQITVSESSASFAVSLGSFSSFSKTHSEPKENPVVATETEAAGAKSTVPVSLDTTDAGTKEMPVIHTETKTITYESAEVDTNGDFDPGVLLSAQTITSETTSTTTTTHITKMVKGGISETRIEKRIVISGDADIDHDQALAQAIKEAKEQHPDMSVTKVVVHKETEITPEEGED
- the epb41l3b gene encoding band 4.1-like protein 3b isoform X38; this translates as MTTESGADSEAKQPQENKETEKGISKAAEPASPVQLPAAAGHSTPARKQQDSLDEDQLSHSSSRLSRSPLKGVKKAKIMQCKVTLLDNSDYTIDVEKGARGQMLFDKVCEHLNLLERDYFGITYRDVENQKNWLDPSKELKKQIRTGPWNFAFNVKFYPPDPVQLAEDITRYYLCLQLRDDVVSGRLPCSFATHTVLGSYTVQSELGDYDHEELGSDYLSELRLAPNQTKELEEKVMELHKSYKGMTPGEAEMHFLENAKKLSMYGVDLHHAKDSEGVEIMLGVCSSGLLIYRDRLRINRFAWPKILKISYKRNNFYIKIRPGEFEQFESTIGFKLPNHRAAKRLWKVCVEHHTFFRLVSPEAPPKKFLSLGSKFRYSGRTQAQTRRASSQIIRPAPFFERSSSKRYNMSRSLDGAPIMENHETLMKDSSADGVARVKGNIITTVTPERKAEEENGEQEDAKNDAADKPDPAASSPLHQETKRPPCVYTDDPLRSELSLPSSPISFTKIRRRRRENAHKRASSVSPGKSSTGRCRRQALADRKAALLDEQALLLVARKQRLEQGRNHGGTLFSFSLHLPDLSSVLDEDGYITFPDLSKMRFLPECAQNFLPIKSPSLIPCFLFIFFFLLSTSFSVPYALTLSFPLALCLCYLEPKGASLTASITQGYHDHDSSEEEETDSEQTDFAIDGEMTATESEADEESEIQTQDTSSPAEVVKHQTNISELKRSFLETGDGTQGPTEWEKRLSSSPMCSPRFDEAPMIEPLDTEEKQFDGEETKELESKATEAAGYQMKFMVDSVGTDLATSSGPHGISLSTTLDDDVFMDGTLRETDERTSDSQEDVSERSMLKVSPRAVTQEVSQAISDKKGRLIILKDAEHKEEDEEPGEAEGVEKELPPSKEKEMVKEDAADVLASITREIKKQHPKVEIKTNGTQQINGSDSPKKAMVSWISEEVKTVATKEVSEGESVEAPQQTAEIFTFEEEQSKSSPTQITVSESSASFAVSLGSFSSFSKTHSEPKENPVVATETEAAGAKSTVPVSLDTTDAGTKEMPVIHTETKTITYESAEVDTNGDFDPGVLLSAQTITSETTSTTTTTHITKMVKGGISETRIEKRIVISGDADIDHDQALAQAIKEAKEQHPDMSVTKVVVHKETEITPEEGED